In Leptolyngbya sp. NIES-2104, the genomic window GCGATGTTGCAAGATGACAATCCCGATCTCGATTCTCAAAGAGATTCTGCATTAGAACTGTTGCAGGCGGCTCAAGAACATGTCCGGTTTCCCGCCGCGTTTGATTGGTGGTTGAAGAAATTTGAAATCTTTTCTGAAGAGTCTCAAGAAGTCGAAGCGACTCGCAGCGGGCTTTCTGACTATTATGTGCTGGAAAGATCGCGCTTACAGAAAATGCTCGACGACGATCGCGACTAACCCAAACTGAAGCCGATTTGCGCTAGTGTTGACGAAGTAATGATGGATGTTCGATCGTGATGTCGCTTCAGAAAATTACGGCTTCTTTTGGGTTGGCAATGCTTTGTGTCTTGCCGCTATCGAGTTGTTCAAATTCGCTGCGAGATTCGCTGGCGGCTGACCCAAGACTGACGGGGACTGCAACCCCCCAAGCTTCTCCTCAATCAACGGCACAATTGCCGCCCACGTTTCCGGCAGAAATTCCCAAGTATCCGAACGCAACTTTAGTAGAAGCGCGATCGACCGGAAGCACTCCGGTAGAGCAGAGTACGGATTTGTTTACGCGCTGGTCGAGTGCAGACGATCGCGATCGCGTCTTCAATTTCTACCGCGATGAACTGCAAAAGAACGGCTGGACGTTGAATGAGCAGAATGCAGAACAAGGACGACTGGTGGCATCGCGTCAAGGTTTAAGGATTGGTATCGGGTTGGCGACGGCTCAGAGCGGGGTGAATTTCTCGATCGAAACCAAATCCGAACAAACGGCACAAGTGACCGAATCACCCGCTGCAAGTCCTTCTCCGACTCCAGGAACTTCTAATCCGAGCTTCTCAGATATCGAGAAAGCACCTCAAGAACTGCGATCTTTCATCGGAGATTTGGCGCAGCTTGGCGTTCTGACGGGTCAGACAAAAGACAATAACACGCTGTTTGAACCGAATAAGAATGTGACACGGCGAGTTTATGCGCGATGGTTGGTTGAAGCGAACAATCGGATTTATCGCGATCGACCTGCGCGTCAAATTCGCTTAGCGGTCGAAACGGGACAAACGGCGTTTCGAGATGTGTCCGCGAAAGATCCCGATTTTTCAGTGATTCAAGGATTGGCAGAAGCGGGATTGATTCCCAGTTCGCTATCGGGCAGTAGTAGTGCAGCGTTATTTCGACCGGACGCGCCTCTGAGTCGGGAAGATTTGATTCTGTGGAAGATTCCGGTAGATACCCGTCAGCCGTTGCCGAATGCCACGATCGATTCGGTAAAACAAACCTGGGGATTTCAAGATGCGAGTCGGATTGATGCGAATGCGCTAAGAGCGGTGTATGCCGATTTTCAGAATGGCGATCAGGCGAACATTCGACGGGCGTTTGGGTTTA contains:
- a CDS encoding S-layer homology domain-containing protein, with the protein product MSLQKITASFGLAMLCVLPLSSCSNSLRDSLAADPRLTGTATPQASPQSTAQLPPTFPAEIPKYPNATLVEARSTGSTPVEQSTDLFTRWSSADDRDRVFNFYRDELQKNGWTLNEQNAEQGRLVASRQGLRIGIGLATAQSGVNFSIETKSEQTAQVTESPAASPSPTPGTSNPSFSDIEKAPQELRSFIGDLAQLGVLTGQTKDNNTLFEPNKNVTRRVYARWLVEANNRIYRDRPARQIRLAVETGQTAFRDVSAKDPDFSVIQGLAEAGLIPSSLSGSSSAALFRPDAPLSREDLILWKIPVDTRQPLPNATIDSVKQTWGFQDASRIDANALRAVYADFQNGDQANIRRAFGFTTIFQPKRSVTRAEAAAVLWYFGFQGDGISAQQALKGEKPQ